GCTCATAGTGGACCCAAGGCATACATATTGCAGCTCATGAGAGTACTGACAGTTGGGTCGTTCAGAACCACAACCCACTCTATCAGACGAAAGGCAAAGAGTTCACAACATAACCCTCTAGTGTCGGAAAGAAGGCATGCTGAACAAGAGTTTGCTTGATCCGAAGATTTGTAGGACCAAGGCCTCTGCGACAGAAACTGGCAACCAATTTGCCATGAATGTCAACCTGAAGCAGACAGTCATCAAATTTGACCAGTAGGAGCACATCATCATCCCAAGGCACGGCCACCACATCCCAATAATCAACAGACTTTCCAAATTGCTCCTTGATCTCTGCGATCGGCAGCTCAACCCGGTATTTGAAGGTCCAGACCTCGCCTTCGTAGTCCTGCATCATCCAGATATTAACGCTTGCTGGTTCCTCACTATGACTGGAGATGCCAAGCGTGTCACCCATCTCAATCAGGTGAGAGTAGCCAGGACCAACCGGAGAGCGCACCTGCCGGAACGACTCAGCGATAGTGTCAAATGCCATCATCAGATTGCCTATGCACCAATGCAGACAACCACGAAACAGGATAGACTCGGGGGAGTGTCTCAGTTCCTTGGCCTCAGGGCACGCTATGTGCCTCGGCGGCTGGCCGGAGCCCAGTGTGAAGACGTAGGAGCCATCATGAGCTTCCGGTGCCAGATCCGTGGGGAGCAGGTATAGCAGTAGTCGGTACTCGCCAGTAGGAGGGTGAGGGTACATCCCCAGGAGCATGAAGCCATCAAGCTGCGGAAGGGGTGCCAACTGACGAGTTGCCGGGTTGCAGATGGAGAGCTTCGGCGGATACTGAACAGAAACGATGAGGAGGCCGTCGCAGCAGGCCTCGAGAAGGAAGCAGTCATGAAGACGGGAGGAGTCGTGTGCAAGTCGAGCGACGGAATGGAGCTGGTCGGCGGCGGCGACCCCTGCCCGGTGGTCGAAAGGGACGATGCTCAGGGACTCGATGTCGTCGCCCACGAAGTCGTAGCCGTAGAGGAGGTGAAGGACGGGCTGGCGGGCGTGGTGGGCGAGGAGGAAGCCGCGGGCGGAGGTGGCGCGGCGCCACACGGGGCAGACGGCGCGGCAGCGGAGGACGCATTTGGGGGGCAGGCGGAGGAGGACCTCCCAGACGGAGATCTCATCCGGGAGGCCAGGGAGGAGAGGCTTCGCTCGTTCTCCTGCGGGCTCCGCCATGGCCGCCGGCCGTGAGCTCTCGATCCGTCCCAGGAGCAGAGAAAGAGGAGTGGTATGGTAGCGACGGCGGTGGACCTAGCTAGGTCTTTCCCGAGAATATAACAGAGGCATTCGGGCTGGGCCTAGGCCGCCTCTTTGTCATTCAACCGGGCTGGGCCTAGGCCGCCTCTTTGTCATTCAACTGGGCTGGGCTTGGCCCACACTCGTTTACAACTGAATACTCCCCTGAAAAGAAACTCCCCTGAAAAGAAAGGGAAGGAAAAATGAAAGGAAATGGCTgtcagcgaggcggcggcggccggcggggagCAGCAAGCAACAGAGGAGCAGGCGTGAGGCCGGTCAGGGGGCGGCGGGTGGTCCGCTTGTCGGGATGGGATGGCGCGGCAGCGCAACGAGGCGGCTACTACATAGTGATCATGGCACTCCTGGGTGAACTCACTGGTTGTGCGATGCTCGCAAGGTGCTCGAGCAAATGCCGCGGGCTAAAAGTGTGAAGATGCTCTTGAGGTAATCGAAAGCTTTCACCATGGGCGGACGGGAGAGGTGGTGCCGGACCGGGCAGTGGATGACGTCCATGGATGCCAACCTGGGAAGATGTAATGTGAGAAACAAAGGGAAGGGGGAGGAAGTAGTACTCAATTTACGTGTGAGGTTAGTTTTCTTCGGCGAGTTCGGTATTGTAGTTCTGCCGATTATTAAGAAGTAACTCTTCTGCTCATATGATAATTCTGTAGAAGTACCGAATAGTAGTAGTTTTTAAGTTTTGTCATGGTATTTTGCTGTTTACTCCAGTTTCCATGCTAATATGCTAGTTCATTATTTGGCTGTTGATGCATTATCCATGCAGTTGCTTTTTCTCCGGTGTCCAGTTGCAATTTCAAGCACTATAGAACAGCATATCAAGTTCTTAGTTAttgtaaataaaataaaataaaataaaaaccgtaCACCACTCCAAAATAGAAGGTTGCTTCTGTGCTGCTCTTAAATGTTTGAAATGTTTTTGTTTTCATTGGATCCCATGTTGAATAGT
The Triticum dicoccoides isolate Atlit2015 ecotype Zavitan chromosome 3A, WEW_v2.0, whole genome shotgun sequence genome window above contains:
- the LOC119272556 gene encoding F-box protein At5g49610-like; this translates as MAEPAGERAKPLLPGLPDEISVWEVLLRLPPKCVLRCRAVCPVWRRATSARGFLLAHHARQPVLHLLYGYDFVGDDIESLSIVPFDHRAGVAAADQLHSVARLAHDSSRLHDCFLLEACCDGLLIVSVQYPPKLSICNPATRQLAPLPQLDGFMLLGMYPHPPTGEYRLLLYLLPTDLAPEAHDGSYVFTLGSGQPPRHIACPEAKELRHSPESILFRGCLHWCIGNLMMAFDTIAESFRQDYEGEVWTFKYRVELPIAEIKEQFGKSVDYWDVVAVPWDDDVLLLVKFDDCLLQVDIHGKLVASFCRRGLGPTNLRIKQTLVQHAFFPTLEGYVVNSLPFV